The genomic segment ATTGCATCTCAACTCTCATGGGTGAATTTATTGTATGAGATTGTAAATGAGGCCATTCTGCTGCCTGTTTTTTTCTTATTCGGCAAAGTCCTCAAAAACAAGGAAGATACGGAAAACCGTTTGCGCACTGGTCTTATCATTACTTTTGGCCTCTACTGTGTGCTTTCCATTCTTATCTCTCTGATGGCTAAACCTCTGGTGATATTTATGGCTCAACAGGCTGATCTTGTTTCTGCGACAGTCACATATATTCGCTGGGAATCTTTGGCCGTTGTATTTTCAATATTATTTCGTTTTCTTCTCCCTGTTTTTATTCTGATCAATAAAGAACGCTACATTTATATCTTTTTAGCCACTCAGATGTTCCTCTCCCTTTTCTTTGATACCCTGCTGATCAGCTCATTGCCATTTTCTCTGAATATCGGAGTCAATGGCATTGCCTTCTCAAATCTTTTAACTAATGTAATTCTGGTCGGAATTTGTTTGTTCTTCCTCTCTCAGTCAGGTTATAGGGTACTCGGGAATAAGCGTACCCTCTCATTTAGCTGGACACGGGAGTGGCTGCGAATCGGAGGATATTCCGGTGTTGAGTCCTTAGTCCGGAATCTTGCCTTTATGATTGTGATACTCAGGATGATCAATGTAGTGAATGAACAAGGGACCTTCTGGGTCACAAATAACTTTATTTGGGGATGGTTGCTCCTCCCTGTTCTGGCACTGGGTGAATTGATAAAAAGGGACTGCGCCGAAGACTCTGATAATATAAATAGAAACTTCCGGGGGTATATGTCACTGACGACAATAATCGTACTGCTCTGGATCGTGACCATCCCCTTATGGAAAAGCTTTCTTGTGAATGTCATGGGTGTCCAGAACCCGGTTGATATATTCAATATCGCCCTAATCTCTCTCATTTTCTACATTGTATTTGCCTACAACAATGTTATAG from the Oceanispirochaeta sp. M1 genome contains:
- a CDS encoding MATE family Na+-driven efflux transporter, yielding MFQETGISLKKINYKMLMALLLSGLFPAIYMAVRVRFLGNIPSDWGVNIASQLSWVNLLYEIVNEAILLPVFFLFGKVLKNKEDTENRLRTGLIITFGLYCVLSILISLMAKPLVIFMAQQADLVSATVTYIRWESLAVVFSILFRFLLPVFILINKERYIYIFLATQMFLSLFFDTLLISSLPFSLNIGVNGIAFSNLLTNVILVGICLFFLSQSGYRVLGNKRTLSFSWTREWLRIGGYSGVESLVRNLAFMIVILRMINVVNEQGTFWVTNNFIWGWLLLPVLALGELIKRDCAEDSDNINRNFRGYMSLTTIIVLLWIVTIPLWKSFLVNVMGVQNPVDIFNIALISLIFYIVFAYNNVIDSIFYGIGRTDLMLIQSLATNLIFYVGAYAMYLKGIFIPSLTGIAILFGLGIVFDSLITFLLFYKLMKKDIVLA